In Dyadobacter sp. CECT 9275, the following proteins share a genomic window:
- a CDS encoding type B 50S ribosomal protein L31 encodes MKKDIHPKYREVVFWDLSSDYKFITRSTIETNENITWEDGKSYPVYKVEVSSQSHPFYTGKNVLVDTAGRVDKFRKRYGK; translated from the coding sequence ATGAAAAAAGATATTCATCCCAAATACAGAGAGGTAGTTTTCTGGGATTTATCAAGCGACTACAAATTCATTACACGTTCTACCATAGAAACCAATGAAAATATTACCTGGGAAGATGGCAAATCATACCCGGTATATAAGGTAGAGGTTTCTTCACAATCGCACCCATTTTATACAGGTAAAAATGTATTGGTGGATACAGCAGGTCGTGTGGACAAATTCAGAAAGCGTTACGGAAAATAA
- a CDS encoding DNA polymerase III subunit, translating into MLFKEIPGLDNIKATLIRSVQTSHLAHAQLFDCAAGGGGLAMALAFSTYINCENRTEQDACGTCASCIKMAKLVHPDFHFIFPIATSKKVNGNISEAFLGLWRSFITESPYRILPEWLDYISAENKQGNISVEEARGVLRKLSTKSYEGEYKILLIWKADILNASSSNALLKILEEPPYKTIFILVSDQADRLLTTIISRTQRITVPSFSDEEVRSYLQSKGINESLSSQITYLCDGNLSEALKLVHEEEDDRSAWFAEWMRACYKSDLTYLVKLADNFDVMNKEKQKGLLEYALRLFRDMLVWGQGAGELLRVPPEELTFVKNFSRAVTFDALEKMVNEVNTAYYHIERNVRAKMVFLDLSLTVAPYFKTR; encoded by the coding sequence GTGCTATTTAAAGAAATTCCCGGACTGGATAATATCAAGGCAACGCTCATACGATCCGTGCAGACGAGCCACCTTGCGCATGCACAGCTTTTCGACTGTGCAGCGGGCGGCGGCGGCCTGGCCATGGCACTTGCGTTTTCAACCTATATCAACTGTGAGAACCGTACTGAGCAAGATGCCTGCGGAACCTGCGCGTCCTGCATAAAAATGGCAAAACTTGTACACCCTGACTTTCACTTCATTTTCCCGATTGCTACCTCCAAAAAAGTAAACGGGAATATCAGCGAGGCTTTTCTGGGGCTGTGGAGAAGTTTTATTACCGAAAGCCCCTACCGTATTTTACCCGAATGGCTCGATTATATCAGTGCAGAAAACAAGCAGGGGAACATTTCTGTAGAAGAAGCCAGAGGTGTTTTGAGGAAACTCTCCACGAAATCTTATGAAGGGGAATACAAGATCCTGCTGATCTGGAAAGCCGACATCCTGAACGCTTCCTCGTCCAATGCGTTGCTCAAGATTCTGGAAGAACCTCCTTACAAAACAATTTTCATACTGGTAAGCGATCAGGCCGACAGGCTTCTGACCACTATCATTTCACGGACGCAGCGGATAACCGTTCCTTCATTTTCGGATGAAGAAGTCAGATCATACCTGCAAAGCAAGGGAATAAATGAAAGCTTATCCTCGCAGATCACATACCTTTGTGACGGAAATTTATCGGAAGCATTAAAACTGGTTCATGAAGAAGAGGACGACCGGTCGGCTTGGTTTGCTGAGTGGATGCGTGCATGTTATAAGTCTGACCTTACGTATCTGGTTAAGCTGGCAGACAACTTCGATGTCATGAACAAGGAAAAGCAAAAAGGTTTGTTAGAATATGCCCTGCGCCTTTTCAGAGATATGCTGGTTTGGGGACAAGGTGCAGGAGAGTTGTTGCGCGTACCACCGGAAGAACTTACATTCGTAAAAAATTTCTCCCGAGCAGTAACCTTCGATGCACTCGAAAAAATGGTGAATGAAGTGAACACAGCATACTATCACATTGAAAGAAACGTTCGTGCCAAAATGGTATTTCTGGATCTGTCACTTACTGTAGCGCCTTATTTCAAAACCAGATGA
- a CDS encoding putative sugar nucleotidyl transferase, whose protein sequence is MPEIILFDEPVIRLQLLPFTYTRPVAGIRCGILTIAEKWKLWLKTHVSYTTEPYLRHKFAGSHSADSLHINGALCPDENLLKRVLSIRSGEILISEQGEILAARTTEVTPDLTELIANFPASVIHREPFTMIRNVWDIFLYNGAQIISDFGKITQGKTAQPITDPFTSCYHPEKIFIEEGAVVKASVLNAENGPIFIGRNALVQEGSMVQGPFSLGENSVLAQGTKIRPNTTVGPFCKVGGEVSNSVVFGYSNKGHDGYLGNSVLGEWCNLGANTNNSNLKNDHSEVKLFSYASNTLKNTGLTFCGLMMGDYSKAGISTMFNTGTVVGISVNVFGAGFQPKHIPSFSWGGGMEGFTEYRFQKALAVAKDTVNRRNVHFGMHEEDILARIFELTAAHREKQ, encoded by the coding sequence ATGCCAGAAATCATTCTGTTTGACGAGCCCGTAATACGTTTACAACTCCTGCCCTTTACCTACACACGCCCTGTTGCAGGAATACGCTGCGGTATTCTGACGATTGCCGAAAAATGGAAACTATGGCTAAAAACCCATGTTTCTTATACTACCGAACCCTATCTGAGGCATAAATTCGCTGGCAGCCATTCTGCTGATTCGCTTCATATCAATGGTGCGCTTTGCCCGGACGAAAACCTGCTGAAACGGGTCTTAAGTATCCGCTCCGGCGAAATTCTGATATCCGAACAAGGAGAGATACTGGCAGCCCGAACCACCGAGGTAACTCCGGACCTTACCGAACTGATCGCTAATTTCCCGGCATCGGTCATTCATCGTGAACCTTTCACCATGATAAGAAACGTATGGGATATTTTCCTGTACAACGGAGCCCAGATCATCTCCGACTTCGGGAAAATTACGCAGGGAAAAACAGCACAACCCATCACCGATCCTTTCACAAGCTGCTATCATCCCGAAAAAATATTTATTGAAGAAGGTGCCGTCGTAAAAGCATCGGTATTAAATGCCGAAAACGGGCCTATCTTTATTGGACGAAACGCTCTTGTACAGGAAGGTTCTATGGTCCAGGGGCCATTTTCTTTGGGAGAAAACAGCGTGCTGGCACAGGGAACTAAAATCCGTCCGAATACTACCGTGGGGCCGTTTTGCAAAGTAGGTGGTGAAGTAAGCAATTCGGTGGTATTCGGGTATAGCAACAAAGGCCATGACGGATACCTGGGCAATTCGGTACTGGGAGAATGGTGCAACCTGGGAGCCAACACGAATAACTCTAACCTGAAAAATGATCATTCCGAAGTAAAACTGTTCAGCTATGCAAGTAATACACTAAAAAACACCGGTTTAACATTTTGCGGGTTGATGATGGGCGATTACTCCAAAGCGGGTATTTCCACCATGTTCAACACCGGAACCGTTGTTGGCATAAGTGTCAATGTATTTGGTGCAGGCTTCCAGCCCAAGCACATACCCTCTTTCAGCTGGGGTGGTGGCATGGAAGGGTTCACCGAATACCGGTTTCAAAAAGCCCTGGCGGTGGCAAAAGACACGGTAAACCGGAGAAATGTACATTTTGGAATGCATGAAGAAGATATACTGGCCCGGATTTTTGAACTAACCGCCGCACACAGAGAAAAACAATGA
- the hemC gene encoding hydroxymethylbilane synthase codes for MKIKIGTRGSKLALWQAYYVEDLLQKGGIETEIILIETKGDKILDRALSKIGSKGVFTEELEDQLRSGVIDIAVHSAKDLQSQLDDDFEIVAFTQREHANDVLVSHDTTLSLKSGESFTVGTSSTRRVAILKHFYPHIKTVDMRGNLQTRLRKLEEGQCDALLLAYAGVHRMEYDDKIAEHLLLDEFTPAVGQGSVAIECAVSLSAEKKSVLKELLNHTPTETCLLTERAFLKRLQGGCSIPVFALATLHEDSVSISGGIVSLDGAELIRKTETGSAAFPQELGISLADELLQAGGERILKEIRSNQQTDQP; via the coding sequence ATGAAAATAAAAATCGGAACACGTGGGAGCAAACTGGCGCTCTGGCAAGCCTATTATGTAGAGGATCTTTTACAGAAAGGTGGTATTGAAACCGAAATCATACTGATAGAAACCAAAGGAGACAAAATTCTGGACAGAGCATTATCAAAAATAGGGAGCAAGGGTGTTTTTACAGAAGAACTGGAAGATCAGCTGCGCAGCGGTGTTATTGACATTGCTGTCCATAGTGCCAAGGACCTCCAGTCTCAACTCGATGATGATTTTGAGATTGTAGCTTTTACTCAGCGCGAGCATGCCAACGATGTACTGGTGAGCCATGATACAACCCTTTCATTAAAGAGCGGAGAATCATTTACGGTAGGTACCTCATCCACCCGGAGGGTTGCTATCCTGAAACATTTTTATCCCCATATCAAAACTGTGGATATGCGCGGCAATCTTCAGACCCGGCTTAGGAAACTGGAAGAAGGGCAATGCGACGCCTTACTTTTAGCCTACGCAGGGGTACACAGGATGGAATATGATGATAAAATTGCGGAGCATCTGCTGCTGGACGAATTTACGCCCGCTGTTGGCCAGGGGTCTGTCGCAATTGAATGTGCCGTGTCTTTGTCCGCTGAAAAGAAGTCTGTTCTGAAGGAGCTGCTAAACCATACTCCTACGGAAACCTGCCTGCTCACAGAAAGAGCCTTTCTAAAAAGGCTACAAGGTGGCTGCAGCATACCGGTTTTTGCTTTGGCAACATTGCACGAAGATTCGGTCAGTATTTCCGGAGGGATTGTCAGCCTGGACGGTGCCGAATTAATCCGAAAAACGGAAACCGGATCAGCTGCTTTTCCCCAAGAACTGGGCATTTCTCTTGCCGACGAATTACTGCAGGCTGGTGGTGAAAGGATATTGAAAGAAATCCGTTCGAACCAGCAGACAGATCAGCCCTAA
- the rimK gene encoding 30S ribosomal protein S6--L-glutamate ligase, translating into MKIAVLSTNPDLYSTRRLVEAIKQRGHQAVVIDHVKCFVMIEGGKPNILYKGKQIKGLDAIIPRIGTSVNAFGCAVVRQFELMKVFTTVKSQAILRSRDKLRSMQVLAKSGVDIPKTVFAKNPSQVNELIQMVGGPPVIIKLLEGTQGVGVVLAESTKAAKSTIEAFYGLKANFLIQEFIAESKGADIRAFVIGNKVVAAMKRQGLEGDFRSNLHRGGEGFAIELSPEEEHAAIAAAKALGVRIAGVDLLQSGRGPLVMEVNSSPGLRGIEEVSGIDIASLIVSYIEDKIVTDEGDTVGV; encoded by the coding sequence ATGAAAATCGCCGTATTATCTACCAACCCGGATCTTTATTCAACAAGAAGGCTGGTGGAGGCAATCAAACAAAGGGGTCATCAGGCGGTGGTGATCGATCATGTCAAATGTTTTGTCATGATCGAAGGCGGAAAGCCGAATATCCTTTACAAAGGAAAACAAATCAAAGGCCTGGATGCTATCATTCCGCGCATAGGTACCTCCGTTAATGCATTTGGCTGTGCGGTGGTAAGGCAGTTTGAGCTCATGAAGGTTTTTACGACTGTAAAATCCCAGGCCATCCTGCGATCCCGCGACAAGCTGCGCAGCATGCAGGTACTGGCAAAGTCGGGTGTGGATATACCTAAAACGGTATTCGCGAAAAACCCCTCCCAGGTGAACGAGCTGATCCAAATGGTAGGCGGTCCACCGGTGATCATAAAATTACTGGAAGGTACTCAGGGCGTTGGCGTAGTACTCGCGGAAAGTACCAAAGCGGCTAAATCCACTATTGAAGCATTTTACGGATTAAAGGCGAATTTTTTGATTCAGGAATTTATAGCGGAATCAAAAGGAGCGGATATCAGGGCATTTGTGATTGGCAATAAGGTTGTAGCAGCCATGAAACGCCAGGGACTGGAGGGAGATTTCAGATCCAATCTGCACCGGGGAGGGGAAGGCTTTGCCATTGAACTTTCTCCCGAAGAAGAACACGCTGCCATAGCCGCTGCAAAGGCATTAGGGGTAAGAATTGCCGGAGTGGATCTGCTTCAGTCCGGAAGAGGACCGCTGGTCATGGAGGTCAATTCATCTCCTGGCCTCAGAGGTATTGAAGAAGTGAGCGGCATAGATATTGCCTCGCTGATTGTTTCCTATATCGAGGATAAAATCGTAACCGATGAAGGAGACACCGTGGGGGTTTAA
- a CDS encoding sugar phosphate isomerase/epimerase family protein, whose protein sequence is MKPYDDPASRRKFLKTTAGALTGLAAYPALAAAGFTNPGNPMYSISLGVFASYDHARYLRELGCTYIEESVGGFLLPKDGEAKFGQNLQELHNLKFPIWSYVILLPGELKTLGPDANHEAILNRTELALKRAKECGSSYIVFGSGASRIIPDGYDRNKAKAQHIEVCRKMAPLAEKYGVTIAIEPLNRGETNFINSLAEGVEIVEAVRSPRVQLLCDIYHMLKEDESPKEIVKYGKYIVHCHIAEKQSRTPPGVMGDDFRPYLKALKQISYKGGLSIECFKYNDFDKEIKTGIEVLRKQISEV, encoded by the coding sequence ATGAAACCGTACGACGATCCCGCATCCAGAAGGAAGTTTTTGAAAACAACGGCCGGCGCCTTAACCGGACTGGCAGCATACCCGGCACTGGCTGCCGCTGGCTTTACGAATCCCGGCAACCCTATGTATTCCATTTCCCTGGGAGTGTTTGCTTCTTACGACCATGCCAGGTACCTCCGGGAGCTGGGATGTACCTATATAGAGGAATCTGTTGGCGGCTTCCTGCTCCCAAAAGACGGCGAAGCAAAATTCGGCCAGAATCTGCAGGAACTCCATAATCTCAAATTCCCGATCTGGTCCTACGTGATCCTGTTACCAGGCGAACTGAAAACCCTGGGCCCCGATGCCAACCATGAGGCCATTTTGAACCGCACCGAACTGGCACTGAAACGCGCCAAGGAATGCGGCTCATCTTATATTGTATTTGGAAGCGGTGCTTCAAGGATCATTCCGGACGGTTATGACCGAAACAAAGCCAAAGCACAGCACATTGAAGTTTGCAGAAAAATGGCACCTCTGGCCGAAAAATACGGAGTAACAATAGCCATTGAGCCTCTGAACCGCGGAGAAACCAATTTTATCAATAGCCTGGCCGAAGGTGTGGAAATCGTAGAAGCGGTACGAAGCCCCAGAGTACAGTTGCTCTGTGACATCTACCATATGTTAAAAGAGGATGAATCTCCAAAAGAAATTGTTAAGTATGGCAAATACATCGTACACTGTCATATTGCCGAGAAACAGTCAAGAACTCCTCCCGGCGTCATGGGAGACGATTTCCGCCCCTATCTTAAAGCTCTCAAACAAATCAGTTACAAGGGTGGATTATCCATTGAATGTTTCAAATACAATGATTTTGACAAAGAGATAAAAACAGGAATTGAAGTACTCAGGAAGCAGATTAGCGAGGTTTAG
- a CDS encoding TonB-dependent receptor domain-containing protein, whose amino-acid sequence MKLKQFTSLLFLLFIMSPAFAQFPGGGGGGGNRGGGDFQRGGVRQRQTAIPGTAEDNTPKGNGKIKGILVDSTSNKPVEFAALSLIDIKTNQPIDGTTTDEKGEFVMNKVASGDFKILISFIGYKNKTISNIKIDRRTELDLGTVKLAGDVVQLNEVEVVGMAQLVEEKVDRLVYNAEKDITSKGGDASDVMKKVPMLTVDLDGNVSLRGSSNVRVLINNKPSTIIATSVADALKQIPADMIKSVEVITSPSARYDAEGSAGIINIITKKSTIQGGTLNLDTGIGNRGSNLGLRGNYRSGKMGFSLGGFGRFNYNMPGKSENLQVGKTQDFSVSQSSKSDNRMSFGSYNLGWDYEVDSKTSLSANVRYGMRNMRNSQELTTYNTKANATTSGYRDVDVKDLSGTWDVNVDYLKTLGKPQQELSISTQFSRNNRTNDYDADVYSLSNAALKELIGTDFNNNKSNNQESTVQLDYQTPIKDNQLLEMGGKGIFRQVQSDYEYGGLNTRPSSSLSYDQNVAAGYLSYTLTTKSRFSLKVGSRYEYTSINAKQGESGKLDIPSYSNLVPSVNISQTFGKGQTIKLGYNRRLQRPGIQFLNPNVNSANPQSITQGNPELDPELTDQIELGTSFYKNTVYVNVSTFARFTNNSIESIRTTSSEGVITTTYGNIGQKRNYGVNIFGNITLFKRWQLGGGFDSYYVDLTNNSSDPTLHAQNNGFVLSGRIRTGLTLKKGWGLQAGGFMRGRDVQLQGFQAGFRMYDLGIKKDFTNKRGSIGFGMENFLAPTFKQKNSLITSAFTQNSTNFLYNRGFRVNFSYRFGKMNFVEQKTRRRKSVNNDDQKSDGGGDMGGGGQSGGAPVITPAATGRTRGATTPGATTPAGAGVQGRPGGMPARRDSVSGNSLNRARPTRPDSTARPDSLNLNNGKPDSTAAPVKPDSTTVPAKETLPATEPKQK is encoded by the coding sequence AACCAACCAGCCGATCGACGGTACAACAACCGATGAAAAGGGAGAATTTGTGATGAACAAAGTTGCCAGCGGCGATTTCAAGATACTTATTTCATTTATCGGATATAAAAACAAAACCATCAGCAATATTAAAATTGACCGGCGGACGGAGCTGGATCTTGGTACTGTAAAACTGGCCGGTGATGTGGTTCAGCTGAACGAGGTTGAGGTAGTGGGGATGGCGCAGCTGGTGGAAGAAAAAGTGGACCGCCTGGTGTACAATGCAGAAAAGGATATTACCAGCAAGGGTGGGGATGCCTCGGACGTGATGAAAAAGGTACCTATGCTGACGGTTGATCTGGACGGGAATGTGTCATTGCGCGGGAGCTCCAATGTTCGGGTTCTGATCAATAATAAACCATCCACCATCATTGCCACCAGTGTCGCTGATGCACTTAAGCAAATTCCTGCGGACATGATTAAGTCTGTGGAAGTGATCACTTCCCCATCCGCACGTTACGATGCAGAAGGTTCTGCGGGGATCATTAATATCATTACCAAAAAAAGTACGATTCAGGGAGGAACACTCAACCTGGATACGGGTATTGGTAACCGTGGTTCCAACCTGGGTCTGCGAGGGAATTATCGTTCAGGAAAAATGGGCTTCAGTTTGGGAGGGTTCGGCCGTTTCAATTACAACATGCCAGGGAAAAGTGAAAATTTGCAGGTAGGGAAAACGCAGGATTTTTCGGTAAGCCAATCCAGCAAATCGGATAACAGAATGTCATTCGGATCCTATAATCTGGGGTGGGACTATGAGGTCGATTCCAAAACCTCTCTGTCGGCCAATGTAAGATATGGCATGCGGAACATGCGGAATTCTCAGGAACTTACAACTTACAATACCAAGGCAAATGCCACAACTTCGGGTTACCGCGATGTGGACGTGAAGGACTTGTCCGGGACGTGGGATGTAAATGTGGACTACCTCAAAACTTTGGGCAAACCACAGCAGGAGTTAAGTATTTCCACACAGTTTAGCCGGAACAACCGTACCAACGATTATGATGCGGATGTATATTCCCTCAGTAATGCGGCGCTGAAGGAGTTGATCGGGACGGATTTTAATAATAACAAAAGTAATAACCAGGAAAGTACGGTTCAGTTGGATTACCAAACGCCGATCAAGGATAATCAATTGCTTGAAATGGGAGGAAAAGGAATTTTCCGTCAGGTGCAAAGCGACTACGAGTATGGAGGTTTAAACACCCGGCCTTCCAGCAGCCTGAGCTATGATCAGAACGTTGCAGCGGGTTATCTGTCGTATACCCTGACGACAAAAAGCAGATTCTCTCTCAAAGTGGGCTCCCGTTACGAATATACCAGTATCAATGCGAAACAGGGGGAGTCCGGCAAACTGGATATTCCGTCATACAGTAACCTGGTGCCGAGCGTGAATATTTCTCAAACCTTCGGCAAAGGGCAGACTATTAAACTGGGTTACAACCGTCGTTTGCAACGTCCGGGTATACAGTTCCTTAATCCAAACGTAAACTCGGCCAACCCGCAGAGTATTACGCAGGGCAACCCGGAACTTGATCCAGAGCTGACAGACCAGATTGAGCTTGGGACAAGCTTTTATAAGAACACGGTTTATGTCAATGTCTCGACATTTGCCCGTTTTACCAACAATTCCATTGAAAGCATCCGGACAACAAGTTCTGAGGGCGTTATTACTACTACCTATGGAAATATCGGGCAAAAGAGAAATTATGGTGTAAACATCTTTGGTAACATCACGCTGTTCAAAAGATGGCAGTTGGGCGGCGGGTTTGACAGTTACTATGTTGACCTCACCAATAACAGCTCTGACCCTACTTTACATGCTCAAAACAATGGATTCGTGCTCAGCGGGCGGATCAGAACGGGTCTTACACTGAAAAAGGGATGGGGATTACAGGCAGGTGGATTCATGAGAGGAAGAGATGTGCAGCTTCAGGGGTTTCAGGCCGGTTTTCGTATGTATGACCTGGGAATCAAGAAAGATTTTACGAACAAACGCGGAAGTATCGGATTTGGTATGGAGAATTTTCTCGCCCCTACTTTCAAGCAAAAAAACAGTCTGATAACCAGTGCATTTACGCAAAACAGTACCAACTTCTTGTACAACAGAGGGTTCAGGGTTAATTTCTCTTACCGCTTTGGTAAAATGAATTTTGTGGAACAGAAGACCCGCAGGAGAAAATCTGTGAATAACGACGACCAGAAAAGTGATGGCGGTGGCGATATGGGCGGTGGTGGCCAGTCGGGAGGAGCTCCTGTGATTACACCCGCCGCAACCGGCAGAACAAGAGGAGCTACCACTCCGGGAGCCACCACACCGGCTGGCGCCGGTGTGCAGGGACGCCCAGGGGGCATGCCGGCCAGAAGAGACTCGGTTTCCGGTAATAGCCTTAACAGGGCGAGGCCGACGAGACCTGACTCTACAGCAAGGCCGGACAGTTTAAATTTGAACAATGGAAAACCGGATTCAACTGCTGCGCCGGTAAAACCGGATTCTACGACTGTTCCTGCTAAAGAAACTTTGCCGGCAACTGAGCCGAAGCAAAAATGA
- a CDS encoding ATP-dependent zinc protease family protein, whose translation MKVSQPELIGATDLADFPDLGWYNVPVRIDSGATTSSIHCAKVRLVKEGEHTYLRFFLDAKKGAPEQSFSVSDFKETIVRNSSGKEEKRYVIKTYIRLFGRKIRTEFSLANRKKMSYPVLLGRKLLKGRFIIDVSQKDLSAKRDAGKNRPERSAHQNHSGDHQPHALKLTE comes from the coding sequence ATGAAAGTCTCCCAACCCGAGCTTATTGGCGCAACTGACCTTGCGGATTTCCCGGACCTGGGCTGGTACAATGTTCCGGTGCGGATTGATTCAGGAGCCACCACCTCCTCCATTCATTGTGCCAAAGTGAGGCTCGTAAAAGAAGGAGAACATACTTATCTGCGTTTTTTTCTTGATGCAAAAAAAGGAGCTCCCGAACAATCCTTTTCTGTAAGTGACTTTAAAGAAACCATAGTCAGAAACTCTTCAGGCAAAGAAGAAAAGAGATATGTGATTAAAACGTACATCCGGCTATTCGGGAGAAAGATCCGTACGGAATTTTCTCTGGCTAACCGAAAAAAAATGAGTTATCCGGTACTGCTCGGGCGAAAACTCCTGAAAGGCCGTTTTATCATTGATGTTTCCCAAAAAGATCTTTCCGCCAAACGGGATGCCGGTAAAAACAGGCCTGAACGTTCCGCACATCAAAACCATTCCGGCGATCATCAGCCGCACGCTCTTAAATTAACAGAATAA